A single genomic interval of Helianthus annuus cultivar XRQ/B chromosome 13, HanXRQr2.0-SUNRISE, whole genome shotgun sequence harbors:
- the LOC110900951 gene encoding neurofilament medium polypeptide-like → MKEASYADELRILEKFKDIRNEWYVKESGRRRRLATPTAEPGEGSPSKPKKKQKKKVQTMLIDEPDEDVPAVNVEKEQEAAGGEDIEINADLFTTDTDFIENVVQTVTSDIQKEKEKVIDDIEGDDVDKETTSSSSSSDDEVVDEVERERRMREEAEKEKLIKKRKRQEQEDAPYVPSPEHVSESQSTPRSRKKATPKVRISKRPQKIVQKKKPEKESQKPSTPPREPTPPQSPIHQSSPRQPTSPQHSSPLRQPTPPRQLSPIPQSTPPPQQPFFTSQDIFGTPPLTHVQPGSFSKGLPTPQDNLLDAGDFDFANASQVRNVERKVEEVVAENKRLAAEIKKVADREKLLAVRVQKLESENKELTKKVDADQTEIDILKVRVSELEEEKNRRDGQNEYFKLKNKELAAAKAVSDHEVYMLNRVVKSLLGMSVDQRFEELKVEDLRAERQAELEMQMKDKGKGVEGSSSVPEMALVPSMVTENPDPISAVSGLFEEETLMHELIGDDDEEDDEDDDDDDDEFVYSASSHSSKGDDDMTLQEVLVLGLQKLLLKRSLMI, encoded by the coding sequence ATGAAAGAGGCATCATACGCTGATGAGCTGAGGATTCTGGAAAAATTCAAAGACATAAGGAATGAATGGTACGTAAAAGAATCTGGAAGGAGACGCAGACTAGCGACTCCTACAGCAGAACCAGGTGAAGGTTCTCCTTCTAAGCCGAAGAAGAAGCAAAAGAAGAAAGTTCAAACGATGTTAATCGATGAGCCTGATGAAGATGTTCCTGCTGTGAATGTTGAAAAGGAACAAGAGGCGGCTGGTGGTGAAGATATAGAAATTAATGCAGATTTGTTTACGACAGATACAGATTTTATTGAAAATGTTGTGCAGACTGTCACTTCTGACAttcagaaagagaaagagaaggtGATCGATGATATTGAAGGTGATGACGTTGACAAAGAAACAActagttcttcaagttcatcagatGACGAAGTGGTAGATGAGGTTGAACGTGAAAGAAGAATGAGAGAAGAGGCAGAAAAAGAAAAGTTGATCAAGAAGAGAAAGAGGCAAGAACAGGAGGATGCTCCTTATGTTCCTTCACCGGAACATGTATCTGAATCGCAATCAACTCCAAGGAGTAGAAAGAAAGCAACACCAAAAGTTAGAATCTCAAAAAGACCTCAGAAGATTGTGCAGAAGAAGAAGCCTGAAAAGGAAAGTCAAAAACCTTCAACACCTCCACGTgaaccaacacctccacaatcACCTATTCACCAATCTTCACCAAGACAGCCTACATCTCCACAACATTCATCACCACTCAGACAACCCACACCTCCAAGACAACTATCACCTATTCCTcaatcaacaccaccaccacaacaaccattTTTCACTTCACAAGATATCTTCGGCACACCTCCACTCACCCATGTACAACCTGGTTCTTTTAGTAAAGGTCTTCCGACACCACAAGATAACCTACTAGATGCTGGAGATTTCGACTTTGCAAACGCTTCTCAAGTTAGAAATGTTGAAAGAAAAGTTGAAGAAGTTGTTGCGGAAAACAAAAGGTTGGCAGCTGAGATCAAGAAGGTAGCTGATAGAGAAAAACTTCTTGCAGTTCGTGTGCAGAAGTTAGAGAGTGAAAATAAAGAATTGACAAAGAAAGTTGATGCTGATCAGACTGAAATCGATATTCTAAAAGTTCGCGTGTCTGAGCTTGAAGAAGAGAAGAATCGACGTGATGGTCAGAACGAATATTTCAAGCTTAAGAACAAAGAGCTTGCAGCAGCTAAAGCGGTAAGTGACCATGAAGTCTATATGCTGAATAGAGTGGTCAAAAGTTTGCTTGGAATGTCAGTCGATCAAAGGTTTGAAGAGTTGAAAGTGGAAGACCTTCGTGCTGAACGTCAAGCTGAACTTGAAATGCAGATGAAAGATAAAGGTAAAGGAGTTGAAGGAAGTTCATCTGTGCCTGAAATGGCTCTAGTACCTTCAATGGTTACAGAGAATCCTGACCCTATCTCTGCAGTCTCTGGTTTATTTGAAGAAGAGACTCTAATGCATGAATTGATTGGTGACGacgatgaagaggatgatgaagatgatgatgatgatgatgatgagtttgtATACTCAGCAAGCAGTCATAGTTCTAAAGGTGACGATGATATGACGCTGCAGGAGGTTCTGGTGTTAGGGTTACAGAAGCTGCTACTGAAAAGGTcgttgatgatttga
- the LOC118479376 gene encoding uncharacterized mitochondrial protein AtMg00810-like has product MEQPPGFMDPILPTHVCRLNKALYGLKEAPRAWFHRLSTFLVSNGFVCSRADTSLFVFKQDTWIMYLLVYVDDLILTGNQDQVIRTFITKLHNEFAIKDLGDINYFLGLEVTHTTDGLFLSQFKYAQDILHRAGLLDAKPAPTPLASNTTFFTTGDPYKDPTDYRSLVGALQYLTITRPDISYAVNQVSQFLQAPTLAHYQCVRRILRYVKGTVAFGLTFSRPSSNSLLGYSDADWARCLETRRSTYCYSIFFGGNLVSWSAKKQPTVSHSSCESEYRAMANTAAELIWITHLLRELHALPPDCPTLLCDNRSAIFLTRNPVSHKRSKHIELDYHIIRELVLSVKLHTKFVSTKLQVVDIFTKSLSRPQFEFFRGLLRLGPPPSRLRGDINQR; this is encoded by the coding sequence ATGGAACAACCTCCTGGATTTATGGATCCAATTCTCCCCACACATGTTTGTCGCCTAAACAAGGCGCTATATGGTCTCAAAGAAGCCCCACGTGCTTGGTTTCATCGCCTAAGTACCTTTCTTGTTTCCAATGGGTTTGTATGCAGTCGAGCTGACACCTCTTTATTCGTCTTCAAACAAGATACATGGATCATGTACCTTCTTGTGTATGTTGATGACTTAATCCTCACTGGCAACCAGGATCAAGTCATTCGAACCTTCATTACCAAATTACATAACGAGTTCGCGATTAAAGACCTTGGCGACATTAACTATTTTTTGGGACTTGAAGTTACACACACTACCGATGGGTTGTTTCTTAGTCAATTCAAATATGCCCAAGACATACTTCATCGAGCCGGGCTTCTTGATGCAAAACCAGCTCCTACGCCCCTTGCATCCAATACGACCTTTTTCACCACTGGGGATCCCTATAAAGATCCAACTGATTATCGGTCACTGGTTGGTGCTCTCCAATACCTAACCATTACTAGACCTGACATCTCTTATGCGGTAAACCAAGTCAGTCAGTTCCTTCAAGCTCCTACACTTGCTCATTACCAATGTGTCAGGCGGATCCTTCGATATGTTAAGGGCACTGTTGCCTTTGGTCTTACTTTTAGTCGGCCTTCCTCCAACAGCCTTCTCGGCTACTCCGATGCTGATTGGGCTCGCTGTCTTGAGACTCGAAGATCTACGTATTGCTACTCCATCTTCTTTGGGGGAAACCTTGTGTCATGGAGTGCCAAGAAACAACCCACTGTCTCCCATTCCAGCTGTGAATCTGAATATCGGGCCATGGCTAACACGGCTGCTGAATTAATTTGGATTACACATCTGCTTCGTGAACTTCATGCTCTTCCTCCGGACTGCCCGACCCTTTTGTGTGATAATCGCAGTGCCATTTTCCTCACCCGAAATCCTGTATCACACAAACGATCTAAACATATTGAGCTTGACTATCACATCATCCGCGAGCTCGTCTTATCTGTCAAACTTCACACTAAGTTCGTCTCGACCAAGCTTCAAGTGGTCGACATTTTTACAAAAAGCCTATCGCGTCCGCAGTTTGAGTTCTTTCGGGGATTGTTGCGCCTTGGTCCGCCACCGTCTCGCTTGAGGGGGGATATTAACCAAAGATGA